The Rhizoctonia solani chromosome 14, complete sequence genome has a segment encoding these proteins:
- a CDS encoding Transposase family tnp2 has product MSELMQTWRSGDDDHGIKPPVSNEDWMRNLNHNKELGNITEGWGWRSTMAGLQRVQDPDTRNVIDESGPDPPIRFVSLPYGISFSLNTDWFHATKEGSYLVGACYLVINNLPRHMRFLRKNISLSIVMPGPNEPNEYALDQMLDPLIDDILRLKQGVRMLVRRGDPPVYEEEVVYGELTQHIADLIARIKMGGGGMNWIVKQILVGPGMIVRREFGGPEPQDIFNDCLDHMWMPKNFQQLPPKLGQTRTSTKADQWKLTARVIFIPLYLAFRDGDTIQPILVPQGNRNSPGAKHQAYRAKLLHQQRQKYYASIGQANRCPRLEECFPSRNLQFHYRQVLRFCLATSILDKRNITPANILFATGLLETMCKDYITHNIPLSPNFHYMMHLEEFLLKTGSVYNTHVWAMERANGVLSRINHNGKGGGVLEGTLMRGWWRHMTLQNLIKSLQALPNCTPDDTSVLNDLLTALRGGNEHAQQRGTLMAFIAQCQTEYTQQHGIEKPIRLSSQSRLINLEKAGLYETVFEFCTAKWPNAGIFGPNVIGVHYLAPHGMVRNHSYVEFNGIRYGSHEHTSGKGYCYAYIDNRQAVRIERILAIEIPGTRFRGICVLVRLFQAPEVEPDFPWAAWSENLGVNSWVFGALGETITIDVAQLSGTFALFIVPTSGLRYWVSVELDSIGLGYRLDNEDEDV; this is encoded by the exons ATGTCAGAGTTGATGCAAACTTGGCGGTCTGGAGACGATGATCATGGAATTAAACCCCCAGTTTCCAACGAAGATTGGATGCGCAACCTCAATCACAATAAGGAGCTGGGGAATATCACGGAAGGATGGGGTTGGCGATCTACCATGGCAGGGCTCCAGCGAGTTCAAGACCCCGACACTCGCAATGTCATTGACGAGAGCGGACCTGACCCACCTATTCGATTTGTTAGTCTTCCGTATGGTATATCGTTCTCACTGAACACAGACTG GTTTCACGCGACCAAAGAAGGAAGCTATTTGGTTGGGGCATGTTACCTTGTAATCAATAATTTACCTCGGCACATGCGATTCCTACGCAAGAACATTTCATTGTCGATCGTAATGCCCGGGCCTAATGAGCCTAATGAATATGCTCTTGACCAAATGTTAGACCCGTTAATCGATGATATATTGAGGCTCAAGCAAG GAGTACGTATGTTGGTCAGACGAGGAGATCCACCTGTATATGAAGAAGAAGTTGTATATGGCGAGCTCACTCAACATATTGCTGATCTTATTGCACGCATAAAGATGGGTGGAG GCGGAATGAATTGGATTGTTAAGCAAATTTTAGTCGGCCCTGGAATGATTGTCAGGCGAGAGTTTGGCGGGCCGGAGCCGCAAGACATCTTCAATGACTGTCTGGATCACATGTGGATGCCTAAGAATTTCCAGCAATTACCCCCCAAG CTTGGGCAAACTCGCACCTCAACTAAAGCCGATCAATGGAAATTGACCGCTCGGGTCATTTTTATACCATTGTATCTTGCATTCAGGGATGGCGATACAATTCAGCCCATATTGGTGCCTCAAGGGAATCGGAACTCACCGGGTGCCAAACACCAAGCATACCGGGCCAAACTATTACACCAGCAGCGCCAGAAGTACTACGCCTCAATTGGTCAAGCCAATCGGTGCCCTCGTTTAGAGGAATGTTTTCCTTCGCGGAATCTTCAATTTCATTACCGCCAGGTTCTGCGCTTCTGTTTGGCAACATCCATCTTAGACAAACGCAACATTACCCCAGCGAACATTTTGTTTGCGACTGGACTCCTTGAAACTATGTGTAAGGACTACATCACTCATAATATACCGTTGTCTCCAAACTTTCACTACATGATGCACCTTGAAGAGTTTCTCCTCAAAACTGGATCCGtttacaacacccatgtATGGGCTATGGAACGTGCCAATGGCGTATTATCCCGTATAAATCATAATGGGAAAGGAGGCGGAGTTCTTGAAGGAACGCTTATGCGTGGTTGGTGGAGACATATGACGTTACAAAACCTG ATCAAGAGCTTACAAGCATTGCCCAATTGCACGCCAGATGATACAAGTGTATTAAACGATCTCCTTACGGCACTCAGAGGAGGAAACGAGCACGCTCAACAAAGGGGGACTCTAATGGCCTTCATCGCACAGTGCCAAACTGAGTACACTCAACAACATGGAATTGAAA AACCGATTAGACTATCGTCACAGTCGCGACTCATTAACTTGGAGAAAGCCGGCCTTTACGAGACAGTTTTTGAGTTCTGCACCGCAAAATGGCCCAATGCAGGAATTTTTGGGCCAAACGTCATTGGTGTGCACTATCTGGCCCCTCACGGCATGGTTAGGAACCACAGCTATGTTGAATTCAATGGGATTCGCTATGGGTCACACGAGCATACAAGTGGCAAAGGTTATTGTTACGCCTATATTGATAATCGGCAGGCAGTACGGATTGAACGCATCTTGGCTATTGAAATACCTGGAACCCGTTTTCGCGGTATATGTGTATTAGTGCGCTTATTTCAAGCACCAGAAGTTGAACCAGACTTCCCTTGGGCAGCATG GTCAGAGAACCTTGGGGTGAATAGCTGGGTCTTTGGAGCTTTGGGAGAGACTATAACAATAGATGTTGCTCAACTCTCTGGGACATTTGCTTTATTTATTGTCCCAACAAGTGGTCTCAGATACTGGGTATCAGTTGAACTAGATAGCATTGGATTAGGGTACAGATTAGAcaatgaggatgaggatgtgtGA
- a CDS encoding cohesin protein, translated as MSSDGETTPKAPRRSTRDRKTVKPYVSIPQPTRKRKRTKADNGSDTEGTDGERSAASEPENDSDDEGLEPQDKDKDEAEESESEDDDEGEEYKAPRASQAKATIAPKPRGRPKGTTDSAKHTRKKPAATKPRATKARGKGEGGGHVTSDLAINKDNALFNALLNPSSALQSVVDDYFESYNQAPSAALADLANCILRACGCNASLDSDEVLDSDNVVDKLDDLIEAVKKEAAPAYPLVSKHPGYKKFRKQLSELLHRLIQSAADLPQPSPLFPASDDTGLLPVLQPWIVCMSTSLVRSFRHTGTIVALEMESALCEVAKDVEKEGEVLGRQREAERKRRASVPGKSKGKTPREKELDSKAENVKRRKTVLNDYLKEFFDDVFVHRYRDADAGIRADCVRELGKWMKTHPTYFLSGTYLRYIGWLLSDMNTSVRLEAIKALSALYTSSDNSTVLALTNFTERFKPRLLQMAAQDSDVGVRVAVARVLTDIDTQGLLEEDEQAPLCLLVFDVEARVRKAVAGFVRGVWEASVEEKLQGRNSKGKEHEKEKQRAGVKCLLSSLVEWIKLADASSNAPNETEEDPDSSQQQPATQQTSGAVVSLLLNPTGTKSRIALAVSALWDELDVLREWNALLDHVLLDHSGGSGGEIVSSPSKRRAAKGPEPGEDPAWRLSEAEESVAMEVLIAALGCIKEEALQGKKGEDESVTADITRALMKALPRLFAKVQTDEKRVGDVLLLPQYMNLDMYVELRETPAYEQLWNDVTKQFFSHSTPTVLRHVVSVIQQFTQTTSLANTNALKILELEDELATSVRQLLAGREELDIVTFTEDEVHALSAFVLRLHTLYGVRDMTAWMEEDDTGKVSRLVDVLGALSERGRLGYKEEEMMMNESLQLLVLYVAWKARLLQTSPMAEDDRTKAYEELKEIRDALTERLVQFSVGTQTNTIEGVKRSAFQCLLNLAILFQPHRSIEEDTASKQPIPMTLPDELQLRCKDYIQTEIEQYIDLLDEEREDSDEQASNDGDSSSLSEDEDTKARKPKKSKNGKRPERGGSPSSKTLPQARLEREYTFHLVISAFLRAIRTGAINIEHSAVLLGHYGRVSSVYDQCTKVIIEVLREEGMYGGNAEVSFGLYIDNVSKSDANTIALAKALSGALVIRGAQLSVLRRLDTAQVANVHITCISWIVKKISGYQTMGNKNARNRSVAFFKSLVWLLSTVESSDAIRIKNHLDMTLTDANVETPASSKIWEPLRAYDKRLITAMAKDKALAARIKTRKSTAAVATDDEHEADEGEGHQTDVEPDQGQPSDEEDHQPAAREEPESKRTRTRPRPRAKPKSTTPTEEAPDDIDIPDALQVDSEPEAQAEGEEETEAEGEPIPSSPAPAPAPPEKPKLKGRMMKGKQTSATSRTTRANSRKRVREPQEEEEEDEEEQVAEDQVEAAVEVEHEPSSKPPSQATSDVGFTRRRKRAKA; from the exons ATGTCGTCCGATGGGGAGACGACACCTAAAGCTCCCAGGCGAAGCACCAGGGACCGCAAGACAGTCAAGCCATACGTCTCGA TACCTCAACCAACGCGAAAGCGAAAGCGCACTAAAGCAGATAACGGAAGTGATACAGAAGGGACCGACGGGGAGCGATCGGCGGCCAGTGAGCCCGAAAACGATAGTGACGACGAGGGGCTCGAACCACAGGACAAGGATAAAGATGAGGCAGAGGAGAGCGAGAGTGAGGACGATGATGAGGGGGAGGAGTACAAGGCACCCAGAGCATCGCAAGCCAAGGCCACGATCGCTCCGAAACCTCGAGGGAGGCCAAAGGGTACAACCGATTCGGCCAAGCATACCAGAAAGAAGCCGGCCGCCACGAAGCCAAGGGCGACCAAGGCTAGAGGCAAGGGGGAAGGGGGAGGGCATGTTACCAGCGATCTTGCGATCAACAAGGACAATGCTTTGTTCA ATGCACTGTTGAATCCCTCTTCTGCGCTGCAATCCGTCGTTGACGACTATTTCGAATCATACAACCAAGCACCTTCAGCAGCCCTTGCGGATCTCGCCAACTGTATTTTACGAGCATGTGGATGCAACGCATCCCTGGACTCTGATGAGGTCCTGGATAGTGACAACGTCGTCGATAAACTTGACGATCTCATTGAGGCGGTAAAAAAG GAAGCTGCTCCGGCGTATCCTCTGGTTTCCAAGCATCCGGGTTATAAGAAGTTCCGTAAACAACTCTCCGAGCTCTTACACCGTTTGATTCAATCAGCTGCAGACCTACCTCAACCCTCCCCTCTTTTCCCTGCGTCCGATGATACTGGCTTACTACCAGTACTACAGCCATGGATCGTCTGCATGTCGACTTCTCTAGTTCGAAGTTTCCGACACACAGGCACAATCGTTGCCCTTGAGATGGAATCTGCTCTCTGTGAGGTCGCAAAGGACGTAGAAAAAGAGGGCGAAGTACTTGGCAGGCAACGTGAGGCCGAACGTAAACGGCGCGCCAGTGTTCCCGGAAAATCCAAGGGCAAAACACCTCGAGAAAAAGAGCTGGACAGTAAAGCGGAGAACGTAAAGCGACGAAAGACTGTCCTGAATGATTATCTCAAGGAATTCTTTGATGA CGTTTTTGTACATCGATACCGGGACGCTGATGCCGGGATCCGTGCGGACTGTGTAAGGGAGTTGGGTAAATGGATGAAAACTCATCCCACATATTTCTTGAGTGGTACATATCTGCGGTATATTGGCTGGCTACTTTCAGACATG AATACGAGCGTAAGACTGGAAGCTATCAAAGCTCTGTCGGCTCTCTATACCTCATCCGATAATAGTACTGTGCTAGCCCTTACCAACTTTACCGAACGCTTCAAACCGCGTCTCTTACAAATGGCTGCACAAGACTCGGATGTCGGAGTGCGAGTTGCGGTAGCTCGGGTTCTTACAGACATCGATACCCAAGGATTACTGGAAGAAGATGAACAAGCGCCACTATGCCTATTGGTATTCGACGTAGAAGCGCGAGTCCGGAAAGCGGTTGCTGGGTTCGTACGTGGGGTATGGGAGGCGAGTGTAGAAGAGAAACTCCAAGGGCGGAACAGCAAGGGCAAAGAACACGAGAAGGAGAAACAACGCGCCGGAGTAAAGTGTTTGCTTTCTTCGCTTGTCGAATGGATCAAACTGGCCGATGCCTCTTCAAATGCGCCTAACGAGACCGAAGAAGATCCAGATAGTTCGCAGCAGCAGCCTGCGACACAGCAAACTTCTGGGGCAGTAGTTTCATTGTTGCTTAACCCGACTGGAACGAAATCTCGCATTGCATTGGCAGTGTCTGCACTTTGGGATGAACTGGACGTCCTTCGCGAGTGGAATGCGCTGCTCGATCATGTACTACTGGACCACTCAGGAGGGTCGGGTGGCGAGATTGTGTCCAGCCCATCCAAAAGGCGAGCTGCCAAGGGGCCGGAGCCTGGGGAAGACCCAGCATGGAGGCTAAGTGAAGCAGAAGAAAGTGTTGCGATGGAAGTCTTGATTGCTGCTCTTGGGTGCATAAAGGAGGAAGCCCTACAGGGCAAAAAG GGCGAGGACGAGTCCGTCACTGCTGACATTACTCGCGCATTGATGAAGGCTCTTCCACGGCTATTCGCCAAGGTTCAAACGGACGAAAAGAGGGTTGGTGATGTATTGCTCCTGCCTCAGTACATGAACTTGGACATGTACGTCGAGTTGAGAGAGACGCCT GCATACGAGCAACTCTGGAACGACGTGACTAAACAATTCTTCTCTCACTCCACGCCAACGGTCTTACGGCACGTCGTATCGGTCATTCAACAATTTACCCAAACAACCAGCCTTGCCAATACTAACGCACTCAAAATTCTCGAGCTCGAAGACGAGCTTGCTACATCTGTTCGTCAACTGCTTGCTGGACGAGAAGAGCTGGATATTGTGACATTTACTGAGGATGAGGTACATGCTCTCAGTGCGTTTGTATTAAGGTTGCACACACTCTATGGAGTTCGGGACATGACCGCGTGGATGGAAGAAGACGACACTGGGAAAGTCAGTCGGTTGGTGGACGTGCTTGGGGCCCTCTCCGAACGAGGCAGGTTGGGCTACAAAGAGGAAGAGATG ATGATGAATGAATCACTCCAACTCTTGGTTCTCTATGTCGCCTGGAAAGCACGACTCTTGCAAACAAGCCCCATGGCTGAAGACGACAGGACCAAGGCTTACGAAGAGTTGAAGGAAATCCGAGACGCCCTGACCGAGCGACTTGTTCAGTTCTCAGTTGGCACACAAACAAACACCATTGAAGGAGTCAAGCGAAGT GCATTCCAATGTCTCCTTAATCTGGCCATATTATTCCAACCCCACCGTTCAATCGAAGAAGACACAGCCTCGAAACAGCCCATTCCAATGACCCTGCCTGATGAATTACAACTCCGCTGCAAGGACTATATCCAAACCGAAATTGAACAATACATTGATTTGCTCGACGAAGAGCGCGAGGATTCCGATGAGCAGGCCAGTAACGACGGGGATAGCTCGAGTCTCAGTGAAGATGaagacacaaaggccaggaAACCTAAAAAgtccaagaatggcaaaAGGCCGGAGCGCGGCGGATCGCCCA GCTCCAAGACGTTGCCTCAAGCCCGCCTCGAACGAGAATATACATTCCATTTGGTCATCAGCGCATTTTTGCGTGCGATCCGAACGGGGGCCATCAATATCGAACATTCTGCTGTATTACTCGGTCACTATGGGCGTGTTTCTTCTGTGTATGACCAATGCACCAAGGTTATCATCGAAGTATTGCGAGAGGAGGGCATGTACGGTGGGAACGCGGAAGTG TCCTTCGGCCTCTATATTGACAACGTATCTAAATCCGACGCCAACACAATTGCACTAGCCAAAGCACTCTCAGGAGCACTCGTCATCCGCGGTGCCCAACTCTCGGTCTTGAGACGGCTGGACACAGCACAGGTTGCAAATGTGCACATAACATGCATATCATGGATCGTCAAGAAGATCTCAGGGTATCAGACCATGGGTAACAAAAATGCTCGCAACCGTTCCGTAGCGTTTTTCAAATCCCTAGTCTGGTTATTGAGCACCGTCGAGAGCTCTGATGCAATTCGAAT CAAAAATCATTTGGACATGACGCTCACTGATGCAAATGTTGAGACCCCGGCGTCATCCAAAATTTGGGAACCGCTGAGGGCATACGATAAGAGACTCATTACTGCAATGGCTAAGGATAAAG CCCTGGCCGCACGCATCAAGACGCGAAAATCTACAGCGGCAGTAGCGACCGATGACGAACATGAAGCCGACGAAGGCGAGGGTCACCAAACCGATGTGGAGCCCGACCAAGGACAACCCTCGGACGAAGAAGATCATCAGCCGGCGGCGAGGGAAGAACCCGAGTCTAAACGAACCCGTACGAGACCGAGACCACGAGCGAAACCCAAGTCAACGACACCTACTGAGGAAGCACCGGATGATATCGATATACCCGACGCGCTCCAAGTCGATTCCGAGCCAGAAGCACAGGCAGAGGGGGAGGAAGAGACAGAAGCCGAGGGCGAGCCCATACCGTCatctccggctccggctcctgctcctcccGAAAAGCCTAAACTCAAGGGGCGTATGATGAAGGGTAAACAAACTAGTGCCACATCTAGAACTACACGGGCGAATAGTCGCAAGCGGGTGCGCGAACCccaggaggaggaagaggaagatgaaGAGGAGCAAGTAGCCGAAGATCAGGTCGAGGCTGCCGTTGAAGTGGAGCACGAGCCTTCGTCGAAACCGCCGTCGCAAGCGACGAGCGACGTTGGGTTTACCAGACGGAGGAAACGGGCCAAAGCCTAG